In the Setaria italica strain Yugu1 chromosome VI, Setaria_italica_v2.0, whole genome shotgun sequence genome, one interval contains:
- the LOC101783692 gene encoding senescence-specific cysteine protease SAG39: MTSPKAFLLAILGCAFLFSGALAARALSDDSAMVARHEQWMAQYSRVYKDAAEKARRLEVFNANVKFIESFNAAGNRKFWLGVNQFADLTNDEFRATKTNKGFKHSPMKVPTGFRYENVSIDALPATIDWRTKGAVTPIKDQGQCGCCWAFSAVAATEGIVKISTGKLISLSEQELVDCDVHGEDQGCEGGLMDDAFKFIIKNGGLTTESGYPYTAADGKCKSGSNSAATIKGYEDVPANNEAALMKAVANQPVSVAVDGGDMTFQFYSGGVMTGSCGTDLDHGIAAIGYGKASDGTNYWLMKNSWGTTWGENGYLRMEKDISDKRGMCGLAMEPSYPTK, encoded by the exons ATGACCAGCCCCAAGGCTTTTCTCCTTGCAATCCTCGGCTGCGCCTTCTTATTCAGTGGTGCTCTCGCAGCTCGCGCCCTGAGTGACGACTCAGCCATGGTGGCGAGGCACGAGCAATGGATGGCACAGTACAGCCGTGTCTACAAAGATGCTGCCGAGAAGGCTCGGCGGCTCGAGGTGTTCAACGCCAATGTTAAGTTCATCGAGTCATTCAACGCCGCTGGGAACCGCAAGTTCTGGCTCGGCGTCAACCAGTTTGCTGACCTCACCAACGACGAGTTCAGGGCCACCAAGACTAACAAGGGCTTCAAACATAGCCCGATGAAGGTCCCTACCGGATTTAGGTACGAGAATGTTAGCATTGATGCGCTTCCGGCGACCATCGACTGGAGAACCAAGGGTGCTGTGACTCCCATCAAGGATCAGGGACAGTGTG GCTGCTGCTGGGCGTTCTCGGCTGTGGCCGCCACGGAGGGCATTGTGAAAATCAGCACCGGAAAGCTCATCTCGCTCTCGGAGCAAGAGTTGGTGGATTGCGATGTCCATGGAGAGGATCAGGGATGTGAGGGTGGTTTGATGGACGACGCCTTCAAGTTCATCATCAAGAATGGCGGCCTAACCACTGAGTCTGGCTATCCATACACAGCTGCGGATGGCAAGTGCAAGAGTGGATCGAACAGCGCTGCGACCATCAAGGGCTATGAAGATGTGCCGGCAAACAACGAGGCAGCCCTCATGAAGGCTGTAGCTAACCAGCCTGTCTCGGTGGCCGTGGATGGAGGAGACATGACATTTCAGTTCTACTCCGGTGGTGTGATGACCGGCTCTTGCGGCACAGACTTGGATCATGGAATTGCAGCAATCGGTTATGGAAAGGCAAGTGATGGCACAAACTACTGGCTGATGAAGAACTCTTGGGGCACCACATGGGGTGAGAATGGTTACTTGAGAATGGAGAAGGATATTTCGGACAAGAGGGGCATGTGCGGCCTCGCCATGGAGCCTTCCTACCCCACTAAGTAG
- the LOC101784362 gene encoding senescence-specific cysteine protease SAG39, protein MVARHEQWMAQYSRVYKDAAEKARRFEVFKANVKFIESFNAAGNRKFWLGVNQFADLTNDEFRATKTNKGFKPSPMKVPTGFRYENVSIDALPATIDWRTKGAVTPIKDQGQCGCCWAFSAVAATEGIVKISTGKLISLSEQELVDCDVHGEDQGCEGGLMDDAFKFIIKNGGLTTESGYPYTAADGKCKSGSNSAATIKSYEDVPANNEAALMKAVANQPVSVAVDGGDMTFQFYSGGVMTGSCGTDLDHGIAAIGYGKASDGTNYWLMKNSWGTTWGENGYLRMEKDISDKRGMCGLAMEPSYPTK, encoded by the exons ATGGTGGCGAGGCACGAGCAATGGATGGCACAGTACAGCCGTGTCTACAAAGATGCTGCCGAGAAGGCTCGGCGGTTCGAGGTGTTCAAGGCCAATGTTAAGTTCATCGAGTCATTCAACGCCGCTGGGAACCGCAAGTTCTGGCTCGGCGTCAACCAATTTGCCGACCTCACCAACGACGAGTTCAGGGCCACCAAGACTAACAAGGGCTTCAAACCTAGCCCGATGAAGGTCCCTACCGGATTTAGGTACGAGAATGTTAGCATTGATGCGCTTCCGGCGACCATCGACTGGAGAACTAAGGGTGCTGTGACTCCCATCAAGGATCAGGGACAGTGTG GCTGCTGCTGGGCGTTCTCGGCTGTGGCCGCCACGGAGGGCATTGTGAAAATCAGCACCGGAAAGCTCATCTCGCTCTCGGAGCAAGAGTTGGTGGATTGCGATGTCCATGGAGAGGATCAGGGATGTGAGGGTGGTTTGATGGACGACGCCTTCAAGTTCATCATCAAGAATGGCGGCCTAACCACTGAGTCTGGCTATCCTTACACAGCTGCGGATGGCAAGTGCAAGAGTGGATCGAACAGCGCTGCGACCATCAAGAGCTATGAAGATGTGCCGGCAAACAACGAGGCAGCCCTCATGAAGGCCGTAGCTAACCAGCCTGTCTCGGTGGCCGTGGATGGAGGAGACATGACATTTCAGTTCTACTCCGGTGGTGTGATGACCGGCTCTTGCGGCACAGACTTGGATCATGGAATTGCAGCAATCGGTTATGGAAAGGCAAGTGATGGCACAAACTACTGGCTGATGAAGAACTCTTGGGGCACCACATGGGGCGAGAATGGTTACTTGAGAATGGAGAAGGATATTTCGGACAAGAGGGGCATGTGCGGTCTCGCCATGGAGCCTTCCTACCCCACTAAGTAG
- the LOC101783286 gene encoding senescence-specific cysteine protease SAG39, whose amino-acid sequence MVARHEQWMAQYSRVYKDAAEKARRFEVFNANVKFIESFNAAGNRKFWLGVNQFADLTNDEFRATKTNKGFKHSPMKVPTGFRYENVSIDALPATIDWRSKGAVTPIKDQGQCGCCWAFSAVAATEGIVKISTGKLISLSEQELVDCDVHGEDQGCEGGLMDDAFKFIIKNGGLTTESGYPYTAADGKCKSGSNSAATIKGYEDVPANNEAALMKAVANQPVSVAVDGGDMTFQFYSGGVMTGSCGTDLDHGIAAIGYGKASDGTNYWLMKNSWGTTWGENGYLRMEKDISDKRGMCGLAMEPSYPTK is encoded by the exons ATGGTGGCGAGGCACGAGCAATGGATGGCACAGTACAGCCGTGTCTACAAAGATGCTGCCGAGAAGGCTCGGCGGTTCGAGGTGTTCAACGCCAATGTTAAGTTCATCGAGTCATTCAACGCCGCTGGGAACCGCAAGTTCTGGCTCGGCGTCAACCAGTTTGCTGACCTCACCAACGACGAGTTCAGGGCCACCAAGACTAACAAGGGCTTCAAACATAGCCCGATGAAGGTCCCTACCGGATTTAGGTACGAGAATGTTAGCATTGATGCGCTTCCGGCGACCATCGACTGGAGAAGCAAGGGTGCTGTGACTCCCATCAAGGATCAGGGACAGTGTG GCTGCTGCTGGGCGTTCTCGGCTGTGGCCGCCACGGAGGGCATTGTGAAAATCAGCACCGGAAAGCTCATCTCGCTCTCGGAGCAAGAGTTGGTGGATTGCGATGTCCATGGAGAGGATCAGGGATGTGAGGGTGGTTTGATGGACGACGCCTTCAAGTTCATCATCAAGAATGGCGGCCTAACCACTGAGTCTGGCTATCCTTACACAGCTGCGGATGGCAAGTGCAAGAGTGGATCGAACAGCGCTGCGACCATCAAGGGCTATGAAGATGTGCCGGCAAACAACGAGGCAGCCCTCATGAAGGCTGTAGCTAACCAGCCTGTCTCGGTGGCCGTGGATGGAGGAGACATGACATTTCAGTTCTACTCCGGTGGTGTGATGACCGGCTCTTGCGGCACAGACTTGGATCATGGAATTGCAGCAATCGGTTATGGAAAGGCAAGTGATGGCACAAACTACTGGCTGATGAAGAACTCTTGGGGCACCACATGGGGCGAGAATGGTTACTTGAGAATGGAGAAGGATATTTCGGACAAGAGGGGCATGTGCGGCCTCGCCATGGAGCCTTCCTACCCCACTAAGTAG